AGTTACAATAAAATTAATGTCTATACCGAATCTAAAGCAGTTCGTACAACGGCACAAGGGGTTATGCTTGCGACTCCCCGTGGCGAACAAGAGCTAAAAGCTGATGCAATTGTCCTGGCCGTGGGTTATTGTCCGAAGAACAGCCTTTACAACGCCCTTAAGTTCGAAGTTGCGGATATCCATTTGCTTGGCGACGCTCGTCGGGTTTCCAATATTATGTATGCCATCTGGGATGCCTTTGAGGTTGCCTCAAACATTTAACGCCAGTCATTACCTAATACAGCTTTGTCTTTTCAACAATGCCGATAGCTTCAATATTTAATCGCGTATTGAGTTATCAATTACATAAAAAAAGGGGGCTTTTGCAAAATAGCGAATAAGCTATGATGCAAAAGCTCCTTTTTTGTGTTTTAAAATAAAAATGCGAATTCCGAAGAATCCGCATCAGTGGTATAATTAAGTCATGCAAAAAACTAAATTAACCTGTAAGAATTATACCGAATTAAATGGATTTTATCAACTAAAATTACCATTGGAATTCGAAATGTTAATACCGTCAGATGATTCAGTGAGACTGCACAGCCACCTGTTGGAGGGATTGGATTATACAAAGTTATATCAGGCATACTCCTCAAAAGGGAGAAAACCGGCAGTTGAACCTAAAATCATGTTTAAAATCATTACATACGCCTACATGAATAATCTCTATACGTCACATAAAATCGAAAGAGCCTGTAAACGGGATATCAACTTTATGTGGCTGTTGGGTGGGCAGAAACCGCCGGATCACGCGACCATCGCCCGATTCCGACAAAAATACCTGTCTGAATCGATGGAAGACTTGTTTTATCAGATGGTCAAACAACTGAATCGATTAGGTGAAATCCCATTGGAAAATATCTTTATCGATGGGACAAAAATTCAGGCCAATGCCAACCGCTATACCTTTGTCTGGAAAAAGACGGTAAGCCGAAATGAAGCCAAAATGCAGGAAAAAGTGAAACAACTGATTGACGAAATGAATCAGCACTGTTTTTTCGGCTATACGGTCTCCACCGAAACGCTGGTTGATGATCTGGAAAGGATTCTTGCTGATCTCCTCAGACAGAAGGACGCCCAGGGGATCACCTTTGTTCATGGGATCGGCAAACGAAAAACGCAACTGCAGAAATGGATTGAGAAATTGACCGACTATAAAACCAGGCAACAGAACTACCAGATCAGCCATGAACTTTTTGAAACCCGCAACAGCTATTCTAAAACCGATCCCGATGCGACCTTTATGCGGATGAAAGAAGATCATATGCGTAATGGTCAGCTCAAACCCGCCTACAACGTACAAATCGGGGTGGAGAGTGAATACATTACCGCCGTGGGTGTTTTTCAGGATCGCAATGATCTCACAACACTAATTCCCATGCTCGAAAAACTGGAGAAAAATATCGGTTGCCGCTATACCAATGTAATTGCCGACTCCGGTTATGAAAGCGAAGAGAACTACGGCTATCTCACGGATAACAAGTATATTCCCTTTATTAAACCTCAGACTTATGAGAAATGGAAGAAGAAAACGTTCAAAAAGGATATCAGTAAACGGGAAAACATGATTTACCATGCTGAAACCGACGAATATACCTGCCACAATAACAAACAACTCCGACCAATCGGTATCACACACCGGACATCGGTGACCGGCTATCGATCAGATGTAACCATTTACGAATGCGAAAATTGTGAAGCCTGTCCGGTTAAAGCAAAATGTACCCGTGCAAAAGGAAATCGCCGCCTGCAGGTATCCAAAAACTTCATCGAAAAAAGACAGGTTTCCTATGGGAATATCATAACCGAAACGGGAAAACACCTTCGTATGAATCGGTCCATTCAGGTGGAAGGCGCCTTTGGCGTGTTGAAAAACGACTATGCTTTCTCCCGTTTTTTAACACGGGGCAAAAATCAGGTGAAAACTGAATTTTTCCTGCTCTGCTTTGGTTACAATATCAACAAATTTCATGCGAAAATTCAAACGCAACGATGCGGTCACCATCTCCATTCCCTTAAAACAACAGCTTGAATCGCATCAATAAACCCATGGTTTATTAAAGTGCGCCAAAAAACAAAATAAACCGAAACACTTCTGAAAATTGACCAGAGTCGTTTCGGTTTTGTTTATGGCATCAAAAAAGGGGGGCATCGCTGACTAACAAAATGTTATTTTGCGACACCCCCTTTTTTTATGAACACGCTAAGCTTCTTGGTCCAGCAAAGCGACAAAATCAGAAATTGGCATCGGTTTGGCATAATAGAATCCTTGCGCCATATCACACCCAATTTTACGCAAAAATTCCACCTGCGCTTTTGTCTCGACCCCCTCGGCAACGGTTTCTATGGCTAAATCTTTGGCCATTTTAACAATACTCTTAACAATTTTTTTCCCCCGAATGGTACTGGCTATTTCATTAAAAAACTCACGATCAATTTTCACTACATCGATAAAAATATCCTTTAGCATATTAAATGATGAGTATGCCGAACCAAAATCATCAATAGCTAATCTAAATCCAATGTTATGAAGCCTTCTGGTAACATCAAAAGCATGCTCAAGGTTCTCTGAAAAAGTGCTTTCAGTTAACTCTAATTCGATAATTTCCGGGCTTATATCATATTTCTCAGTCATTGATTCCAGGGTTGAAACATACGCTGGATTATTCAAATGAAGTCTTGACATATTAACAGAGATAATCAACGGTTTTCGACCTTCATCTTCCCACTCTTTCTGCTTTTTGCATATTTCTTCAAAAACATACAGATCAATTTTAGTCACAAAACCATTTTTTTCAAAAAGAGGAATAAATACATTTGGTTCGATGATACCTTTCCGGGGATGCTGCCACCGGATTAAGGCTTCGGCACCAACAATTTTTTCAGTCTTGAAATCAAATTTAGGTTGCAAAAAAATTTTAAATTCTTTATTTTTAAGAGCTTCGTGCATTTCATTTTCAATTTCATTGTCATTAACGATTCGACTGCGAATATCATCATTGTAGAAAAAACAGGCACTTTCATATCTTCCTTTGATCATCTTCGCTGCAAGACTTGCTCGGTCACTGATCGTGTCAATGCTAATCGTTCGATCCTTTACGACATATATGCCGCTACTGACAACCATATTAAATGATGAATTATGATCAAATTTAAAAACAAGAATGTCTTTAGTTATTTTCTTCATACGGCTTTCCAGTTCGTTTTCAGACAAATAGTCAAGTAGCAGATAAAATTTATCACCAACGATACGCCCAAAAACCTCATGCTCTTTGATATGCTGAAATAACGTATTGGCAATATGTTTTAAAAGACAGTCGCCTCCCTCATAACTGAAAATATCATTGATTAATTTAAAATTGTCGATATCAAGGACTATAAAGGCATAGCTACAATTTTTTTCCTTTATCAGCTTTACTGCTTTTTCTTTAAAAGTCCGTTTGTTAGTGCTCCTGGTTAACTCATCAATATATATCGACTCATTAACTTTCTTTAAGGCGAGTTCCTCTTCTTTTCTAGCCGTTATATCGAAAACAATGCCTGATAACAGTTCAGGATTTCCCTCATTATCTCTTTGGGTAATCGATCCGCGATCATAAAACCATTTCCAACTTTTATCTTTTGCTTGGATCCGGTATTCGATTTCATAAACGCTTGCTTTTCCCTGTAAATGTAGGGTCATTGCCTGCATTGTCTTCTCATAGTCATCTGGATGTAACTTTTCCGTAAAAAAATGGTGGGTTAATTTCTTTGGTATCTCATCCATTGTATACCCCAAAGTTGTTATCTTTAAATGATTACAGGTTACCGTATTCGTTTTTCGATTCCAATACCAATTTCCTAAATTTCCAAACCATGCAAAATCCAACCGTGTTTCTTGTTCTTTTTCCTTGAGCATTTGCTTATTAAGCACTTCAAGCTCAGTAATTCGTTCAATTAATTGATCAAAATCATATTTTGAATAGTCCATAGATTCCTTAGCCTCCTTAGAGTGACGCAGGGACGTTTCGCCAGTAAGATCTGCTCAATTCTCATCCCCATAAAAAAGTGCATCGTACCTTGAAATCGCATCTTCAAGACGGATAATGCTAATAATCCCCGCTTCACGGATCGTTTCTTTTCCTTGAATAAACAGTATTATCGCTGGGGCGGTAAACACGCGATAACTCGCTGAAAGCTCCGTCATCTTTTGCACATCAATATTAACCGCCTTGATTTTGGGATATTTTTCGATCATCCTGACAATTTTAGGTTTCATATCCCGACAGACGCTACACGTCTCGCTACCAAAATAAATCAGAATCATATCATGTTTCTTTTTTAATTCATCCATTTCTAACCCTGAGTTTACCAGTTCCATCTTTTCCCTCCCAATCGATTTATTGCTAATTTTTCAATTTAGAGCCTGATTTTATTTCGTTATTTCCAAAACAACTTTAGGAATTCATTATAACCCTAACCCGGACCAATCCCCAATTTTTAATTTTTATTTCATTGATTATTCGTTTTTTTCCTGGGTAAATACCAAATAATAACACTTTTAATCTGGTTTTGATATAGTATATTGAAAACCGAACCGTTGCAAGTGTTAGAACACTTTGGTCGGAATGAAAAAAAGAAAGGACCAGTTAGTCAAATGAAAAGAAATCGATTTTTACTAGTATTGTTAGTTGTGTTGTCGTTATTGTTGATCTCCGGATGTAGCAGTAATTCCGCCAGCAAAAGCGATGACAGTCAAAACACTGCCCCTCAAACAGCGACTCTCGATGAAAGTCTCAGCGGTGCTGCGCTGCTCAGTAGTTTAAATTTCAGCTATCCCGATTCCCTTAAAATGACCACCCATACCGTTATCACCGACAGTTTTGATGCCACTTCCACAACCTATACCAAAGGTAAAAATTTTCGCATGGAAATGGATCTGCCCGATATTGGCAAACAGATTACGATCTACAACGCCGCTGATGGCATCACCTATCAATATACCGAAGGCCAAACGACCGGAATTTCTTTCAGCGATCAGGATATGAGTGCTGATCAGGGTGATTCAAACCTGACCAATATGGAAGAAGGAATGACCAGCATTGATGACCTCGCCAAAGCTTTTCCGGATAATGTCGTCGCCCGGGTAGAAACATTAAACGGTGAAAAAGTAATCTATGTTGAAACCACCGAAAATGACGGTCAAAATGGAACTGTCGACTTGCACATGTGGTTTTCCACCAAATATGGGGTGCCCCTGAAAACTGAAGTGCTCAGTAACGGCACTGTAACCATGAGCACCGTTGTCACCGATATTTCCGCTGATACCATTGCTGACAGTCAGTTCACACCACCTGCCGACGTTGTCTTTACCGATTTTTCTTCCATGGACATGGACACACTCATGGATATCCCCAGTCCTTAAGCGAACAGAAGATAAATTAAGCCTGACATAATCAAAAACCCCAACGATCTGGAGCGACCTTATACAAATCATTATTTTCTAAGGCTCATTCAGAAACGGATCTCTTTGTTTTACTTAAAATTGATATTAAAACCGCGGCTCCTTAATCAACGGAATGATTGAGCCGCGGTTTTATTGTTTATGCAATACTGCATATTATTTCCAGATTCATCCGGCCATCGTTCATATTATATTTTTCATAAGTATTTAAGATCCTAAGACTATTTTTTTCTGCATAATCAAATAAGGATTTGTATCCATTTCCCTTTTGACTCATTTGATTGCAGGTAACTTTTATACACCGTTCCTTTTCTTGAATTCTAACATTTTCGTCCTTTTCATGATCCCCAATATAGGCAAATATTTCGCAGATATCTTTTGTATCATCCGCTAAACTCATTTTTAAGAGATGTCCACCGTGAAGCGTTTTTCCACCTGCATTTTCATAAAACGCACTCAAAAAACTATTTAACTGCTCCATTTCGCAATTTACATCACGATAATATACATTACCCCGCTCTATAAAATCTCCTTTATCAACGACCCAATTATTTTCATCAACCCTTTCTCCGGTTGCCTGTCTTTGTTCACTGATGATTAGCTCTTTTTGCTTAGTCAATTGTTTCAATGCTACTTCTATTTCATTTAAACGTTCCTGATAGACAGTCGCTAAACTTGCATTATTCATTTTGTTTCTAATTTTTTTGATCTGTTCCAGTGAAATGCCAATGTTTTTAAGCCTGATTATTTCTCTGATCGCCTCAATCTGAGATTCTTCATAATATCTGTATTGGTTTGTTTCATCAACATATGCCGGTTTAAATAGATCAATTTCATCATAAAAGCGCAACGTTTTTCTGTTTAGATTTAACATAATCGAAAATTTTCCGATGCTATACAATTTACTCAGCTCCTTTCACGTGCAACGAGGCGATTCCATACAATTTATGATGTTCATATGGTTGGAAATTTTGTCTTTTTATAAAACACGAAGTACAATACCTGATTTTTTCAATGACTGAATGATTCAGCGTTTTCCCTAACGCTACGGATGCTTCCTTGGGATATCCAAGATGTCCATATCCGGCAGTCTTTTTCATCACCACTTCAGGATTGATCATCTCTTTATCGCTTACTACAATATCCGGCTGTTTTATAAAATCATGTTTAACCAAATCTTTTCGAATCTCTAACATATTTGAAGTTTCAATCCAGCCGGCGTGAAAATCATTTGGAAACGCCATCATCTTTTGTTTCATGTCCGGATCTTGATTTTCATCCGCGATTGCTACTTCCCCCGAAAATATTGCTCCCATTGGAGCAAATGCGACTATCCCATTTTCATTATTTACTTTTTCACACACCTGTTCAATCGCAATGGTATGTTTAGGGTCTGCATGCCCAGAAATAATTACAATATTTTTTATTCCCCATTCAAGGATATTGTCTACGGTTACCAGCACCAGCTCATATAATAACTGCTGTGAAAGATGAATGTTTCCCGGCAGTCCTTTCATACTTGCATGACCGTAAGTGATCACCGGCATTGTTAAAAATGTGTGCTCTCCAAATTCGACTTCCAGTTTGCTTAAACTATTGTCCATCCAGTATTGTGTTTCATAAACGTCAACACCTAAAGGCAGATGTCTGCCATGTTCTTCAATGGGCGCAAAGCCAATAAACACAATCGTTTTTTCTTTGTTGCACTGCGCCACTTCCAACCAGTTAATTTCCATAATATTCAAACGCATCAATGACCTCCTGTGATTTGTTATAGATCAAGTCTAAACGTTCTATTCACTGGAAGGTCAAGCATAAAATGCATTTTTTAACGATTATTTTTTTACAGTTCAAAAACTGTTAAATCGTCAGGAACATATAAATTACCTTGATAATAATGTCGTCCTTCTTCCTGATACAATGTTTTTCGCTTTTTTAGATTTTTATCTTCGGTGTGATAAAGAATCAGGTTCACCGCCTGCAAGGCTGTTGCCGTTTCACAGGCTTCCTTAACCGTTGTATGATCTTTTTCGTAAGGTAAAAATTGCTCGCGATCGGCATAACGGCAAAAGGCTTCATGTAAAAGCCAATCCGCCCGATCAGCATAAACATATTCGTGATCACGATATGGTTCATCCCCCAGAAAAACCAGCTTTTTACCCGATTCCAGTTTCAACAAGAAGCCGAATTGTTTGGCTTTGGTTGAACGAATATCAAAAAACGTCACCTCATACCCCATAATTTTCCGGCTTTTTCCATCCGTTACCGGATGAAATAAAATACGGTCGCCGATCATTTTAACAAATTTTTCCGGAATCGTTAATTTTACAATCGTCAGGATGGTTTGCTTTAACTCCGCATGACAATA
This is a stretch of genomic DNA from Acetobacterium woodii DSM 1030. It encodes these proteins:
- a CDS encoding creatininase family protein, with amino-acid sequence MRLNIMEINWLEVAQCNKEKTIVFIGFAPIEEHGRHLPLGVDVYETQYWMDNSLSKLEVEFGEHTFLTMPVITYGHASMKGLPGNIHLSQQLLYELVLVTVDNILEWGIKNIVIISGHADPKHTIAIEQVCEKVNNENGIVAFAPMGAIFSGEVAIADENQDPDMKQKMMAFPNDFHAGWIETSNMLEIRKDLVKHDFIKQPDIVVSDKEMINPEVVMKKTAGYGHLGYPKEASVALGKTLNHSVIEKIRYCTSCFIKRQNFQPYEHHKLYGIASLHVKGAE
- a CDS encoding MerR family transcriptional regulator; this encodes MYSIGKFSIMLNLNRKTLRFYDEIDLFKPAYVDETNQYRYYEESQIEAIREIIRLKNIGISLEQIKKIRNKMNNASLATVYQERLNEIEVALKQLTKQKELIISEQRQATGERVDENNWVVDKGDFIERGNVYYRDVNCEMEQLNSFLSAFYENAGGKTLHGGHLLKMSLADDTKDICEIFAYIGDHEKDENVRIQEKERCIKVTCNQMSQKGNGYKSLFDYAEKNSLRILNTYEKYNMNDGRMNLEIICSIA
- a CDS encoding sensor domain-containing protein; this translates as MDYSKYDFDQLIERITELEVLNKQMLKEKEQETRLDFAWFGNLGNWYWNRKTNTVTCNHLKITTLGYTMDEIPKKLTHHFFTEKLHPDDYEKTMQAMTLHLQGKASVYEIEYRIQAKDKSWKWFYDRGSITQRDNEGNPELLSGIVFDITARKEEELALKKVNESIYIDELTRSTNKRTFKEKAVKLIKEKNCSYAFIVLDIDNFKLINDIFSYEGGDCLLKHIANTLFQHIKEHEVFGRIVGDKFYLLLDYLSENELESRMKKITKDILVFKFDHNSSFNMVVSSGIYVVKDRTISIDTISDRASLAAKMIKGRYESACFFYNDDIRSRIVNDNEIENEMHEALKNKEFKIFLQPKFDFKTEKIVGAEALIRWQHPRKGIIEPNVFIPLFEKNGFVTKIDLYVFEEICKKQKEWEDEGRKPLIISVNMSRLHLNNPAYVSTLESMTEKYDISPEIIELELTESTFSENLEHAFDVTRRLHNIGFRLAIDDFGSAYSSFNMLKDIFIDVVKIDREFFNEIASTIRGKKIVKSIVKMAKDLAIETVAEGVETKAQVEFLRKIGCDMAQGFYYAKPMPISDFVALLDQEA
- a CDS encoding thioredoxin family protein, giving the protein MELVNSGLEMDELKKKHDMILIYFGSETCSVCRDMKPKIVRMIEKYPKIKAVNIDVQKMTELSASYRVFTAPAIILFIQGKETIREAGIISIIRLEDAISRYDALFYGDEN
- a CDS encoding IS1182 family transposase, whose protein sequence is MQKTKLTCKNYTELNGFYQLKLPLEFEMLIPSDDSVRLHSHLLEGLDYTKLYQAYSSKGRKPAVEPKIMFKIITYAYMNNLYTSHKIERACKRDINFMWLLGGQKPPDHATIARFRQKYLSESMEDLFYQMVKQLNRLGEIPLENIFIDGTKIQANANRYTFVWKKTVSRNEAKMQEKVKQLIDEMNQHCFFGYTVSTETLVDDLERILADLLRQKDAQGITFVHGIGKRKTQLQKWIEKLTDYKTRQQNYQISHELFETRNSYSKTDPDATFMRMKEDHMRNGQLKPAYNVQIGVESEYITAVGVFQDRNDLTTLIPMLEKLEKNIGCRYTNVIADSGYESEENYGYLTDNKYIPFIKPQTYEKWKKKTFKKDISKRENMIYHAETDEYTCHNNKQLRPIGITHRTSVTGYRSDVTIYECENCEACPVKAKCTRAKGNRRLQVSKNFIEKRQVSYGNIITETGKHLRMNRSIQVEGAFGVLKNDYAFSRFLTRGKNQVKTEFFLLCFGYNINKFHAKIQTQRCGHHLHSLKTTA